The nucleotide sequence ACCTTCGACCAGAGCAATACAGGCTTCCCATAATGGACTCAGGGGGGCATCCCAGCATAGGTTCTGCAGTTTGGCGAAGATACGAGCCATAACTTGCAACTGTTGTTCTCTGTGCTGTTCACGGAGATAGGCAGCCAGTACAACCTGATATTTCTGTCGTATTTTAGGTAACAGGCTAGTGAGACCGGACTGTTTCAGCTTCTGGATCTGTTCATCACTGAGAGAAGGGGGAAAGCCGGATATTGGTGGATAGAAAAAGACAGCTCTGGATAATGCGTCTGCGCCGCGCAGGCTGCGCATTTTATTAATTAATGGCAGCAGGGGCATTGGACGGTCCATGCCGGAATGAACCGCCTGTTCTATATAGGCGGGGAGCTGCAGAATCGACTGCATCAGGCATTCGTGAACAACATCCAGATCCTGAACCGCTTTGCGACTCAGCGCCTCCAGCAGCTTTTTTAGCTCTTCTGCAAGCAGCGTTGCACCAACCTGTTGCAGCATTTTCAGAGTATTGTGAACCTGTCCGACCCGGTTCAGACAGGCTTCAAGGTGTGTTGGGTTGCCAGGGTCGCTCAGGTGCCTTTCCAGTGCCTGACGCGCTTCTGTCAGAACGCTGTTTATTTCCCCCCTGACACCGCCAGGTCCAGCATGGTTCTCGATAGCGCTCTTATCAGGAAGGCTCTTATCAAGATGGCTCTTATCAAGATGGCTCTTATCAAGATAGTTATTATCGGCATAGCCCTGTTGTTCTGCCATGAACGGCTCCGTTAAAAGCAACCTTAGCGTATTGTTGTCAACGCATCGTTTTCAGCATTTTGTGACTTAAGCGGTCGCGCTGAACTCATCATCGTCAATGTCCGGATTGATTTCAGTTCCAACAGACTGCCCGATAAAGGCCTCAGTGGATGAACCCAGTCCCGGGTCAGGGAGCCGGAAGCCGGAGACGGACTGACGCATTTCTACCGCCATTTCAGCCAGAGTCCCTACCGAATTCGCGGTTGCTGTGGTTCCGGAGGCGGTCTGGTTTGTGATGTCGCGAATCGTTAACATGCGCTGGGAAATCTGCGCAGCGGATTCTGTCTGGTCCCTTGCTGTGGCAGAGATATCCCTGACCAGTGCTGCCAGATTACCAGACACCTGTTCAATTTCTGCCAGCGCTATACCGGCGTCCTGAGCCAGTTGCGCACCGCTGACTACCTGAGACGTCGTCTGTTCCATAGACGTAACGGCTTCGTTGGTATCGTTCTGGATAGCGGTGACCAGTGTTTCCACCTGTCGGGTTGCACCAGACACCCGCTCGGCCAGACGCTGCACTTCGTCTGCCACTACCGCAAAACCCCGGCCCGTTTCACCCGCCATGGAGGCCTGAATGGCTGCATTCAGGGACAGTATGTTGGTCTGGTCAGCGATGTCATTGATCAGTGAGATGATGTTACCAATTTCCTGAGAAGACTCACCCAGTCGTTTAATTCGTTTGGAAGTGTCCTGAATCTGTTCCCGGATAATGTTCATGCCATTGATGGTGTTGCGCACCACCTGAGCACCGTTGGTTGCAATATCCACAGAGCGGCTCGCCACTTCGGCGGATTGAGCCGCATCCCTTGATACCAGACGCATGGATTCGGACATATCGTTAACGGATTGTGTGGTAATGCTGATTTCCTGAGCCTGGTTTTCAGCAGCCTGTGCCATCTCGATAGCCGTACTCTGGGTTTTCTGGGCAGAGTTGTCCACCTCAACCGCAGACTGGTTAATGGTTTTGACCAGGGCGCGAAGCTGCTCAATGGAGAAGTTGATAGAGTCTGCAATGGCACCTGTAAAGTCTTCTGTAACGGTGGCAGAAACGGTCAGGTCACCGTCTGCAAGGTCTTCCATTTCATTCAGCAGACGCATGATGGCTTTCTGGTTGGCTTCATTCTGAGCCCGGGTTTCAGCCAGTCGCAGCTGGGTGGCGCGGTTAATGCTTATGGCAACCAGCACCAGAGCAATAAAGGCCAGTACTCCAATAACAATCGCGAAGGTTTCATTAACAAAGCGGGACCGGGCTGTTTCTTCAAAGGTGTCCTGCAGGATGGAGGTCTGTTGTAGCAATTGTTGGGCATCGGTGAAAATCATGTTGGATGCCGCACGCACCCGGAACAACTCCGGCGAGATTTCCAGAATGTCGTCCACGCTGTTCTCTACAAAACTGAACAGGTCGGCAATTTCTGCAAGCCGGTCCAGCGCTTCATCGTCGGTGATCTGGTTGATGCGCATGGCCTGGTTTCCATACAGCATGCCTTCAAGAACCCGACCAAAAATTTTAGCGTCACGGTCAAAGGTATCTGCGGCCATAATCGCATCTTCACCACCGCGCAGTACCCTGGAAACGTTGGCCACAATTCTTTCAGCCAGCCATGGTTGGCGTTGTGCCAGGGCAACCTGGTCTGCCGGAGTACCGTTTTCCAGAAGAATATCAATAACTTCGTCGTATTCCACCTGCAGTTGTGGGATGGTGTCGCTGAGAGTGCCTGCCATATCGTGCAGGTTCAGAACGGTTTCTTCGGCAGCCAGAATGCTGTCGGCTTCGGTTCGCAGTTCTGCCCATGAGGCTTCAATGGATTTAAGCTGGCTCAGGGCTGA is from Endozoicomonas gorgoniicola and encodes:
- a CDS encoding methyl-accepting chemotaxis protein — translated: MKGINADSAQRRSGNRATAGAITLLIVLLVVMSAAFVYISQENSLSQQLISSSGELRVLSQRISTNASEAAEGKEEAFTLLREARNEFDKTFNSLNDSDVTVSPYMQPGDISALSQLKSIEASWAELRTEADSILAAEETVLNLHDMAGTLSDTIPQLQVEYDEVIDILLENGTPADQVALAQRQPWLAERIVANVSRVLRGGEDAIMAADTFDRDAKIFGRVLEGMLYGNQAMRINQITDDEALDRLAEIADLFSFVENSVDDILEISPELFRVRAASNMIFTDAQQLLQQTSILQDTFEETARSRFVNETFAIVIGVLAFIALVLVAISINRATQLRLAETRAQNEANQKAIMRLLNEMEDLADGDLTVSATVTEDFTGAIADSINFSIEQLRALVKTINQSAVEVDNSAQKTQSTAIEMAQAAENQAQEISITTQSVNDMSESMRLVSRDAAQSAEVASRSVDIATNGAQVVRNTINGMNIIREQIQDTSKRIKRLGESSQEIGNIISLINDIADQTNILSLNAAIQASMAGETGRGFAVVADEVQRLAERVSGATRQVETLVTAIQNDTNEAVTSMEQTTSQVVSGAQLAQDAGIALAEIEQVSGNLAALVRDISATARDQTESAAQISQRMLTIRDITNQTASGTTATANSVGTLAEMAVEMRQSVSGFRLPDPGLGSSTEAFIGQSVGTEINPDIDDDEFSATA